Proteins encoded within one genomic window of Dermatophilus congolensis:
- a CDS encoding BCCT family transporter, with amino-acid sequence MFGTACSLGLGALQIRAGLEASGLVHNPGNGLIVTIVAILTLAFMMSAFSGVGRGIQILSNINMILAAVLALFVFAFGPTVTQLNLLPGSIGSYLSQFFEMASRTAASANGTAGKWLSSWSIFYWAWWISWSPFVGMFLARISRGRTIKEFCLGVMLVPAGLSTVWFAIFGGTAIVMEQTGKSIYGDGNAEQQLFNLLHQFPGGTAAGFVAILLLATFFITSADSASTVMGSMSQNGRGDAAPWLSALWGLLTALVGITLLLAGGDDALNSVQSVTIVASTPFLFVIVGLMFAIVKGLQRDVIYLDLRERERFGRQLALERRLHREADEREERRRRAKQKQQQRRSR; translated from the coding sequence GTGTTCGGTACTGCTTGCTCGCTTGGGTTAGGAGCATTGCAGATCCGTGCCGGTCTTGAGGCCTCAGGGTTGGTTCACAACCCGGGGAATGGCCTCATCGTCACGATCGTGGCGATTCTCACTTTGGCGTTCATGATGTCTGCGTTTTCCGGCGTGGGTCGGGGGATTCAAATCCTCTCGAACATCAACATGATTCTTGCTGCTGTGCTCGCCCTTTTTGTTTTCGCTTTTGGGCCGACAGTGACGCAACTCAACTTGCTGCCAGGGTCGATTGGTTCGTATTTGAGCCAATTTTTCGAGATGGCAAGTCGAACAGCGGCTTCTGCAAATGGCACCGCCGGTAAATGGCTATCCTCGTGGTCAATCTTCTACTGGGCGTGGTGGATTAGCTGGTCACCTTTCGTTGGTATGTTCCTTGCGCGTATTTCGCGTGGTCGAACCATTAAAGAGTTCTGCTTGGGTGTGATGCTTGTTCCTGCGGGGCTTTCAACAGTCTGGTTCGCGATTTTTGGTGGCACGGCCATCGTCATGGAGCAGACCGGAAAGTCGATCTACGGCGACGGGAATGCTGAGCAGCAGTTGTTCAACCTTCTGCACCAGTTCCCCGGGGGCACTGCAGCTGGGTTTGTTGCGATTTTGCTGCTTGCCACGTTCTTCATCACCTCGGCTGATTCTGCGTCCACAGTGATGGGGTCGATGTCCCAGAACGGTCGTGGCGACGCAGCACCGTGGCTTTCTGCACTGTGGGGTCTGCTCACGGCCTTGGTTGGCATCACCCTGCTTCTTGCTGGTGGTGATGATGCGCTTAACAGCGTGCAGAGCGTCACGATCGTGGCATCGACCCCCTTCCTATTTGTGATCGTGGGGTTGATGTTCGCGATTGTTAAGGGGCTTCAGCGCGATGTGATTTATCTGGATCTGCGTGAGCGTGAGCGGTTTGGACGTCAGCTTGCTCTGGAGCGGCGTCTACACCGTGAAGCGGACGAGCGTGAGGAACGCCGTCGCCGCGCTAAGCAAAAACAGCAGCAGCGCCGTAGCCGCTGA
- a CDS encoding BCCT family transporter has protein sequence MTDKENPPSADAPDPVGEDKGQFVGPTTSAMQELATILSSDRELTPEDLREKPVELESERADAPIDYSVIIPASVLIAIVVAWGLLSGETFSAAAKVAFSWVLDNLGWAFVFFGTVFVAFVLTIAFGRFGNIRLGSMDEQPEFRTSSWIAMMFAAGMGIGLMFYGASEPLSFYRDGVPGHAKQEVGTAMATAMFHWTLHPWAVYAIVGLAIAYSTYRVGRKQLISAAFTPFSGGEACERVVWSLHRHSVDLCDGVRYCLLAWVRSIADPCRS, from the coding sequence ATGACCGATAAAGAAAATCCGCCATCAGCTGATGCCCCGGATCCCGTCGGCGAAGATAAAGGCCAGTTCGTGGGGCCGACGACGAGTGCTATGCAGGAACTCGCCACAATCCTCTCGAGCGACCGTGAATTAACACCAGAAGACCTGCGTGAAAAGCCGGTCGAGCTTGAGTCTGAGCGTGCTGATGCACCAATTGACTACAGCGTGATCATCCCTGCCTCGGTGCTTATTGCGATCGTGGTTGCGTGGGGTTTGTTGTCAGGTGAGACGTTCTCGGCTGCTGCGAAGGTTGCTTTTTCTTGGGTTCTAGACAACCTGGGATGGGCCTTCGTGTTCTTCGGCACGGTGTTCGTGGCTTTCGTGCTCACCATCGCCTTTGGGCGTTTCGGCAACATTCGTCTCGGTTCGATGGATGAGCAGCCGGAATTCCGCACGAGTTCATGGATCGCGATGATGTTCGCGGCGGGTATGGGTATCGGTCTGATGTTCTACGGAGCTTCTGAGCCGTTGTCTTTCTATCGCGATGGCGTTCCAGGGCATGCCAAGCAAGAGGTCGGGACCGCTATGGCTACGGCGATGTTCCACTGGACGTTGCATCCGTGGGCGGTCTACGCGATTGTCGGTCTGGCCATCGCTTACTCCACGTACCGTGTGGGGCGTAAGCAGCTCATCTCGGCAGCTTTTACTCCGTTTAGTGGGGGAGAAGCATGCGAACGGGTTGTTTGGTCGCTGCATCGACATTCTGTCGATCTTTGCGACGGTGTTCGGTACTGCTTGCTCGCTTGGGTTAGGAGCATTGCAGATCCGTGCCGGTCTTGA
- a CDS encoding TetR/AcrR family transcriptional regulator codes for MTGKERREQLIGIGRALFADHGFEGTTVEEIASRANVSKPVVYEHFGGKEGLYAVVVDREIRALLDTITTALTTPDMGSRALIELAALALLDYIDTSTDGFRILVRDSPTGQSTGSFASLISDVASQVEHLLAAKFRSAGLEPRMAPMYAQMLVGMVALTGQWWLDNGKFKKEDVATHIINLAWNGMTGLEPDPTLTVHVREHRHTPDTTDHQS; via the coding sequence ATGACCGGCAAAGAACGCCGTGAACAGCTCATCGGCATCGGCCGTGCCCTCTTCGCCGACCACGGGTTCGAAGGCACCACAGTCGAAGAAATTGCTTCTCGCGCAAACGTCAGCAAACCCGTCGTCTACGAACACTTCGGCGGAAAAGAAGGCCTCTACGCCGTCGTCGTCGACCGAGAAATCCGTGCCCTCCTCGACACCATCACCACCGCCCTCACCACCCCCGACATGGGCTCCCGCGCCCTCATCGAACTCGCCGCCCTAGCCCTGCTCGACTACATCGATACCTCAACCGACGGATTCCGCATCCTCGTCCGAGACTCCCCCACCGGACAATCCACCGGATCCTTCGCCTCACTCATCTCCGACGTCGCCAGCCAAGTCGAACATCTCCTCGCAGCAAAATTCCGCTCCGCAGGCCTAGAGCCCCGCATGGCCCCCATGTACGCACAAATGCTCGTCGGCATGGTCGCCCTCACCGGCCAATGGTGGCTCGACAACGGAAAATTCAAAAAAGAAGACGTCGCCACCCACATCATCAACCTCGCCTGGAACGGCATGACCGGACTCGAACCCGACCCCACCTTGACCGTCCACGTCCGAGAACACCGCCACACCCCCGACACCACGGACCACCAATCGTGA
- a CDS encoding MarR family winged helix-turn-helix transcriptional regulator produces the protein MTPQDPPSAHHDEVDRIVAAWERELPNLDATPLHVLSRISRLSRHLEFARRSAFEANNLEPWEFDVLSALRRAGAPFEMSPGELVHDTLSTSGTMTNRIARLEKRGLVTRHRDPHDGRSMRIRLTTAGKDAAENTLTALIDRENDLLAALGNTERNELINHLRHMLLSFD, from the coding sequence GTGACCCCCCAGGACCCCCCATCTGCCCACCACGACGAAGTCGACCGCATCGTCGCAGCCTGGGAACGAGAACTACCTAACCTCGACGCCACCCCTTTGCACGTACTCTCACGAATCTCACGCCTAAGCCGACACCTAGAATTCGCGCGCCGCAGCGCATTCGAAGCCAACAACCTCGAACCCTGGGAATTCGACGTCCTCTCCGCACTACGCCGCGCAGGAGCCCCCTTCGAAATGTCCCCAGGAGAACTCGTCCACGACACCCTCTCCACCAGCGGCACCATGACAAACCGCATCGCCCGACTAGAAAAACGCGGACTCGTCACCCGCCACCGCGACCCTCACGACGGCCGAAGCATGCGCATCCGCCTGACCACCGCAGGCAAAGACGCAGCCGAAAACACCCTCACAGCCCTCATCGACCGCGAAAACGACCTCCTAGCCGCACTAGGCAACACCGAACGCAACGAACTCATCAACCACCTACGCCACATGCTGCTCAGCTTCGACTAA